TATGCTCTTACCCTTCTCCTACACTTTCACTCCTGGCACTAGCAGTACTAATGTTACAGATAGTGTTACCAGTCCTTGGATGGACACCAGGTTATGGAGCAAACTCCCACAAACGCTCATTGATCGTGTTCTCGCCTTTCTTCCTCCTCCAGCCTTTTTTAGAGCTCGTTGTGTCTGCAAGAGATGGTATGGTCTCTTGTTCTCCAATGATTTTCTTGAACTCTATATCCAGATATCACCACGCCGCCATTGGTTCCTATTCTTCAAGCACAAAAGCCTAAAAAGCTACATCTATAGAAACAACAATATCACCAGCGATAGCGGCGGAAAAACTGTGACAGCCAATATTTGTGAAGGATACCTCTTTGATCCATATGATATTGCATGGTAtagaatttctttttcctttgttCCATCCGGGTTCTCTCCTGCTGCTGCTTCTGGTGGCTTAATATGTTGGGTCTCAGACGAGGCTGGTGCAAAGAGTATCATTTTATGCAACCCACTTATTGGTTCTCTTTCTCAGTTGCCACCAACTTTAAGACCACGTTTCTTCCCTTCAATTGGCTTAAAAGTTGGTCCATCCTCAATTGATGTGGCTGTTGCAGGTGATGACTTGATTTCTCCATACGCAGTCAAGAATTTATCCACTGAAAGCTTTCATATTGATGCCGGTGGGTTTTACTCACTATGGGGCACTACTTCTTCTCTTCCAAGGCTCTGTAGCCTTGAATCAGGTCAAATGGTTTGTGTCGACGACAGATTCTACAGCATGAACTACAACCCGTTTAGCGTTTTGGCTTATGAAATAGCAGCAAACAGTTGGTGCAAGATTCAAGCTCCAATGCGGAGATTTCTACGCTCGCCAAGATTGGTTGAGAGCATGGGAAAACTCATTCTTGTTGCAGCAGTGGAGAAGAGCAAGCTCAACGTGCCAAAGAGCTTGAGACTCTGGCGCTTGCAACCTTGTGGAACAACATGGATAGAGATTGAAAGGATGCCACAGCAACTTTACTTGCAATTTGCGGAGCTGGGAGGTGGTCATGGGTTTGACTGTGTTGGGCATGGTGAGTTCATTGCTATCATTATCCGAGGATCGATCAAGGTTTTGTTGTTTGATATCTTGAGAAAGATGTGGCAGTGGATTCATCCTTGTTCTTGCATTAATGGAGTgggagatgatgatgatgatgaactgCATGGTTTTGCTTACGAACCTACAGTCACCACCCCAGTAACAGGCCTCCTTGATCAGATCACAATTCCAATATTCCAGTCCTTTAGTGATTAATTGGCTAGCAAATAGTAGCTGTGGTTGTTAGCACTTAGCACCATAAGAGAGTGGTACTAGTTATAGTGTGATTATGATATTCTAGCAAGTAAATGAGAGGTCACCTGAAGTACTTGCTATATAATATTCAGGTGAAGGTGAATCTGATAGGCTAACTTTCATGTCTCGTACGTATTATTGTATTGCTTAATTAATTAGCCTTTATCTAATTAATCTGTCTAATCTGTTTTCTGCTACCGTAATCTCATAAATTGAGAGTTTTCTTTGACATATTAGATTTAGGAGCACTTTTTGGAATTGCAAATggtgttttatgaaaaattaattttttttaatatttttaaattattttaatatattgatatcaaaaatatatttttaaaaaatatattttaatttatttctaaaaaaacacattttaaaaagtaatgaCACTTACACACCCTCTTAATATTCAACCCTCTTGATATTCATTTATAAACATTGTTTGGGCTGaatttcttgattaataaaagtAGTTGAATGATTTTGCATGAGTTTCGATAAAAATTCTCTTTTGGATTAAAACTGACATCAGTCTGGTTTAAGGAAATGGAACATTTTtggaattaaaatatattaaaataatttttattttttttatttaatatcaatatactAAAAGTATCTAGAAATAtctaaaagtattaatttaatatatttttaaataaaaaataatttaaaagttaatctcaacacaaaaataaacactgaACTTAACTAGTTActtaaattaagaaataaaattacatgcATCAATTAAATTgcaataataattacttttttaaaaaaaaattatattttaaaatatattaaaataatatgtattttttaattttttaaaatttatttttaatatcaataaattaaaataatttaaaaataataataatatttattttcattacaaTCTCAAACCTCCTCGTGAAACTCACAACTCTCCAAAGAAAAGAGCCACTTGTACCACTGAGAAAAGAAATGAACACTTGACCTAATGCTCTATCAAGATTCAGATGCATCTCAATCAACACCACTAACATGACTATGTCATCatatttcaataattatattattatacataCTATAATTATTACGTGGTTTATCAGTGAACCATGATTCAACCAATGAACCGGTGAATAAATGACCTTACCGGTTTCCTGCTAACCGATTATAATAACACTGCCCATAACAGCACGCTGTATCTTGTCACCCacaaatcttaatttatttttttattttttttattaatatgaatatttggTCAATTTgtatgaatattaattaattttataagttctaaattaataatcatgttaaatttttagtaattttaagatttgtgAGATAATCTTTAATaaacaaacttaaaatctaatcaattcaactacactttttaaaattaatttattttattttaattctagtgGAGGTCGATCAAGGATAGGCACACATGGTAAGATGACAATGTGTTGTCCAAGataatttgcattttttatccttttccttttctttcattttgtctTTTTGGCGTCACAGCCCCAATTAATTGCTTCCTCCTCCCTTCATCCATTGTGTTTTTGAGCTTCGCCGGAATACATAGTTTCTTCAACCGAGGAAAGCTACGGCAGCATCACAATATATGGCAGCGACAAAGAAGGTGCGCATTCCAAAGAACTATAATGTTAGCCTTCATACAAAGTTACAAAAGAAGTACAAAATCTCGGGGGATGACTTGGCGTCACAAAATTTGCAAATTCATGTTGGCTCTATTtgtccattaaaaaaataaacaatctatAATAGAACACAGAAAAACAAACACCATATCTTCATGTATTTCAGTTTATAATATTCAAATGGTAGTagatgaaacttaaaaaaatatattattttaatatatttttaaaatatttttaaaaaaacaattagtaaaCAAGCTCTGAGTAAAACATGGAGGATGAGGTGCAGTTCCCAGTTGAACATGGACGGACATTAGCTCTTCATTAGCTTCAACACCTGTCCTCCTGTGTGAATAAACAATGGATGCTAATAAGAACAAGTACGGTAATGACTCTTAAGGATGGGTGACTGCTACAGTgacttaaaataattaatggttAAATCTCCTTTTTTGTTACGTAAAGGTAAATGCATTGTTTCCGTTTATCTAGTTCAGTTACGGGGAAAAAAGAATGACTAAAGTAAAAGTTACttcaagtcataaaaaaaattatggatgttgtcacctttatttatttatttattatttttttaatttatatagatattttGAATAAGTGTACGTGTAAGGATATTGatgcatataaaaattaacttgggtAAGCTATAGCCCAGGTCAagattttatcatatattttttacttgttttatgcAAAGAACATTTTGTAATTCTCGAttgagttataaaaaaaattataaaaatttgtgTAGAGTcttctaatatgatgctttagcttgggttaaaattttagaatttttagagaaattcaaaaatttgataaaaaatcataatttgaccatttttatgttattggctgtaattttcaatccgaccattAGATTAAACTGAACTTTTacgagggatcttaaaatatattgaataaaatctagttaaaattttaggatgaacaGAGCTTTAGtagtgctaaaaaaaaaaaaaaaagaccgtcGAATAAAAGTAAAACGACTCATTAGGGGTAAAATGGTTCTGTCATTAAAAGAGAAAAgtatgagaaaaacataaaaacaaaatctaagaaaaaaagaaaagaaaagtgagaGAATAACCTCGTAAACTTACAAACTCCATCTTATAAAACACCAATCCAAGGAAGAATCAAGTAAAGGAAGGGGgaattgaaaaaggaaaaaaaattaattactttgttttccaGTAAtgtgagattgttattttatcctaGTGGTCGAGGGTTGTTACAATATcgatttaaattcaattataaatgatttatatttcacaaaaaatcaaaggatgTAACTTCAATAGttggtttatttttactttcacttcaattttatgtacttttaaatttattttttaatattttagggttgtacatttgaattaaaactttattgttaacttcaaaaatttgagttaataattgatcttaaaaaatattttatatatttatttaatagctcGGGGTGGAAAAATTCCTGGCTTCCGTCCTTACTTGCATATACCTCAATTAATTCTATaagccctgaaattaacgactatataaatctttaatgaccctaaaatttataagatttaaactgataatctcttaaaaaaaatttaaaatccaaacaattaaattaaatttcaataaacttgTAAGGCTTGATTCAAACATAACAAGATGTAAAAGCAGGAATGCCAGCACCCACCGAAAAGCTAATTTGCTGGTTTGCACTCTGTCCCTGGTTTTACAAAAACTAATTCTGGATTGATGCCGCGCACGTAAAGTTTCTTGGATTGCACTCATATCTTCCTATCTAGTGCCTTactattttactatttattttttttcaaagaaaggcATCATTAATCTTAGCGTTCTCGTCTCAGTTCTTGCCACCTATGCATGAAGATAGCCACCTTGAATAGAAATTTGCAATAAAAGATAcgcaaaaagagaaaaatagcaGTAACCCTAGAAATGGAAGCACCTTCTCCAATTTTTTATCCCacagggtgtgtttggtattgcgataGCTGATGtggttgtgttttgaaaaaagttattttataaaaagtacttttaattaaggttggtttgaaaaaataggtgtttggttaaaactgtggttaaaattaaggttgagcaaaaagtaatttaatgtgtttggttaataatgcttttgaaattgagattataaaataattttaaaaaaattattattaatattgatggtttttaatttaaatattatagatttaactattgttattacattatgaaataaataatattttatataaaatattttttattattccattaaactatctacaattccactATGTATGAAATACATTTGACAAggactatagttttttttgttttttaagcacGTAACaatatcaggtaaaatataatcaggaaaaaaaaattggaattgcgattaaattttacaaatgtTACATCATCAAGCATCTttgtctaatttatatagtgtcattgaataatgttgaacactagttttttgaataaaacacaattaaaaaataaaaaaaatatataatttttattttttattttactgagtCGGACATGGTTCAATGTATTTTGATCTTGGGACCGGTCCAGCCGGAACTGGTCTGACCGGAACAATATAGCTAGCTACACTGTTCACGTGATGCTACACTGTTCCTTTTAAccgtaataaaaaatatttacaagagTAATCTTTCGTTTCTTTTCTGAACAAATAGAAGAACTTAATGGATTAATTAGTATGAACAGTGGATagtcatgctccactgttcatgctaattaacAGTGGAGcttaattagcatgaacagtggagcTTGACTAtccactgttcatgctaattagCATGAAGTGCGCAGGAAGCAGGATtcgtctgtttttttttatccagtgTTTTGAACGCAAAAATAATATGGGACCTATGAataataagttgttttttatatttatcaaacgGGTTGCATCTGctttttgtttaaaacacaGAAGCAACCTCATTACCAAACGCCCACTTAATTCTTCCCCACGAGAATCTTTCGCTGGCTTAGTTGTGGAGTGGTGGAGTGTTGTTCAATCCTAAGAGAaccatttttaaattctttccAATCCATCAAATGATGTTCAATGCCATGCGGGATTTACTGAAGTGGACAGGATTGAAAGCTTTATTTAAATActcttattttgtatttgtttttgcgttagatattatgttttataaaatcttaaaatattatttttgcttgtaattattttttgggataTTTTTGGATCCTCTTTTGACATGttactattaaaaatagatttaaaaaaacaaaaaaaaaattattttcatatatattcaataaaaaatgctttaaaaaatagctgttattataataccaaacactacttaaaattcatttgaaagtgtaatagaagttttttttaaaaagtttttattgttattaaaataatatatatatttttatttttttttatcaacccatcaaaactatatatataaaaactaaataataaattaatttgaaggtaaaaagaattaaaaatttccAAAATCTCGGTTGCACTGCAATAATAGACGGGCCTAACCAAgcttagattaaattaaatatgttatttatagAACTCAACATATTTTGAACTCCGCAACGACCTTCAACaagtctttctttctctcaactagGCCAGTCTTATTCATACGTACAAAACCCgcttttgttttgggtttgctTGTGCTCCCACGCATGCTTGTTTGACTTTAgagttgtaattattttttaaataattttttatgttattgatgtttttttttttaatttttttaattttttttacattaatatatcaaaatcatttgaaattaataaaaaattaaaaaaatttaaaatttttttaaaaaaacttttaaaacacaaataaaatactGAAATTTTGAGAATGACAAGACATTACTACGCCTCTCTAGAAATAGTTTAGCAGccttttgatgttttttgtaACAATAATTACGAACTATAATGAGCTAAGGCAAGATCTTCTTTTGGTTCTTCCTAGTTTTAATTCTGTGCAGGCTTCTTTTCCCCTAAACCTAACCTGGAGAGTTCCCAAGACTTTTTCCTTCTTTGGGTTAGACCTTTGAAAGTTTTGAacattcttttttctctttttgtccCTTTTATTCCACTCCAAAATACATGTTACAGCATTCACCCACACAAAAGCCCTGCAAGTATATTGACAAGGTAAACAGTATCATAATCATGTATGACACGTAATGAATTGATGCACTTTGAGGAATATTATGATGTTCATCCTTGGAAGTGTTTTAAGTGCAGCGCTTTCAGTGAAACTATTGAAAACAAATGTATTGGGGAAACAATTCTAAGATCTGCTACTAGTTCATGACCTTAATGGCAGACACACGCTATACAAGGCCTAGGTATTGCAACTGCAGGTTAAAACCATGGTTACAGTTACAGTTACGAGGCTGATGCTCAACAAATGCTGCTGACATGCTACGCCCACCTGTGAATATCGAAGGGTGTAGCCCAGCGGTTCTGACAGGAGTTTTTTTATCTCTGCATTTTAGGATTAAGCATTAGCGTGTACATCTGTTATCCTTCTGATGCTTTATCTATCTATTAGGCTTACATAATGTTTAGTGGATCCGAGAATTAATCGTGATACATGCAAGTTAATTTGGACACCtcatactataaaaaaaaaaaaaagggtgtacGTATACCATTCAAAACAGTGACAATTGAGAATGTTAAGGTGGCAAATTGAGAAAAAACCCTAGTTGTTTAAGTGCAACtcctaattttcaatcaatgaaAAGGAGAACATAATTGGGAAATACCCTtgtaaaatagatttaaaataattactataTCTCCTGACAGCACACCAGCAAGAATGCAAGGATAGAACTTGTTTTGCTTGCAGATTAACTTGGTAATAAGTATcaaaataactagaaaacacCATATAAATAGCATGCCATGGGAAGCACAAGAGATCCAAAAGCCATCATTTATAACAAGAAACAACTCGATACAGATAAAATACATCCAATTATGATACTGGGCATAATTTTAAAGCAAAGCAACAGCCTCTCTTTAGGATTATTTAGCAAAAAGTTAATCTGACAGCTAACATCAAATGTACAGGAGGAAATGATTGGCTCCTGATGAAAAAAGCTTGAATTCCTGGCTATTGGGTGGCCCtttcttttacattttgaaagCAGCCAGTATCACAGTAAGTCTTCATCCAAAAGAATACTTATGATTCATAAATGATGGCAGAAGAAGGCCATGTAGTCACATCAGATTTCCTTTTCTCG
This region of Populus alba chromosome 3, ASM523922v2, whole genome shotgun sequence genomic DNA includes:
- the LOC118062846 gene encoding protein UNUSUAL FLORAL ORGANS translates to MEGAFNNAMLLPFSYTFTPGTSSTNVTDSVTSPWMDTRLWSKLPQTLIDRVLAFLPPPAFFRARCVCKRWYGLLFSNDFLELYIQISPRRHWFLFFKHKSLKSYIYRNNNITSDSGGKTVTANICEGYLFDPYDIAWYRISFSFVPSGFSPAAASGGLICWVSDEAGAKSIILCNPLIGSLSQLPPTLRPRFFPSIGLKVGPSSIDVAVAGDDLISPYAVKNLSTESFHIDAGGFYSLWGTTSSLPRLCSLESGQMVCVDDRFYSMNYNPFSVLAYEIAANSWCKIQAPMRRFLRSPRLVESMGKLILVAAVEKSKLNVPKSLRLWRLQPCGTTWIEIERMPQQLYLQFAELGGGHGFDCVGHGEFIAIIIRGSIKVLLFDILRKMWQWIHPCSCINGVGDDDDDELHGFAYEPTVTTPVTGLLDQITIPIFQSFSD